A part of Desulfobacter sp. genomic DNA contains:
- a CDS encoding ATP-binding cassette domain-containing protein, with translation MTELLEIEKLSVDFDGFKAVDDVSISLGKGQVLGIVGESGSGKSVTQLALMGLIPYPGIIEADTLSFDGRDLLSMASKKRRAITGKEVAMIFQEPMTSLNPCFTVGFQIKEALKIHEGGSRAQRKERALELLRQVGIPAPEDRLKCFPHQLSGGMCQRVMIAMAIACNPSLLIADEPTTALDVTIQAQIMDLLLDLQKERQMALILITHDMAVIAETVENVVVMYAGQVVEKNTAKNIFKAPRHPYTQALLSALPERNEDSRRLPVIPGVVPGKYDRPGGCLFHPRCSQAQERCKTLSPTLEQTAQGAAIRCHYPLN, from the coding sequence ATGACAGAGTTGCTTGAAATAGAAAAACTATCGGTGGATTTTGACGGATTCAAGGCGGTGGATGATGTGAGCATTTCCCTGGGCAAGGGGCAGGTCCTGGGCATTGTGGGGGAATCCGGTTCGGGCAAAAGCGTGACCCAGCTGGCCCTCATGGGCCTGATCCCCTATCCCGGTATCATTGAGGCGGATACCCTTTCATTCGACGGCCGGGACCTGCTTTCCATGGCTTCCAAAAAACGGCGGGCCATCACGGGCAAGGAGGTGGCCATGATCTTCCAGGAGCCCATGACCAGCCTCAACCCCTGCTTCACCGTGGGGTTCCAGATAAAGGAGGCCCTTAAAATCCATGAAGGGGGCAGCCGGGCCCAGCGGAAGGAACGGGCACTGGAGCTGCTCCGCCAGGTGGGGATCCCTGCCCCGGAGGACCGGCTCAAATGCTTTCCCCACCAACTTTCCGGCGGCATGTGCCAGCGGGTGATGATCGCCATGGCCATTGCCTGCAACCCCAGCCTGCTCATTGCCGACGAACCCACCACGGCCCTGGATGTGACCATTCAGGCCCAGATTATGGATCTGCTGCTGGACCTGCAGAAGGAGCGGCAGATGGCCCTTATCCTCATTACCCATGACATGGCCGTGATCGCCGAAACCGTTGAAAATGTGGTGGTGATGTATGCCGGACAGGTGGTGGAGAAAAATACCGCCAAAAATATTTTCAAGGCCCCCCGTCACCCCTACACCCAGGCCCTGCTGTCGGCCCTGCCCGAGCGGAATGAAGATTCCAGGCGCCTGCCCGTGATCCCCGGTGTGGTGCCGGGCAAGTACGACCGGCCCGGGGGCTGCCTTTTCCATCCCCGGTGCAGCCAGGCCCAGGAGCGGTGCAAAACCCTTTCCCCCACCCTGGAACAGACAGCGCAGGGCGCCGCCATCCGCTGCCATTATCCCCTGAATTAA
- a CDS encoding inorganic phosphate transporter: MVSLLGGIFMGWALGANDASNVFGTAVGARMMKFWTAAILAAFFVLLGSVISGQAGIETLQGLTTFELSQAVIASVAAALAVSIMTLAGWPVSTSQAVVGAIIGVGIMNHQLNISGLGKVAACWFTTPIGGALIAFALYKVCAFFYNRVKMSLFTSDRLMKIGFVIFGSYGAYALGANNVANVTAVFVGAGKLTVFQAALIGGASIALGILTFSRHVMETVGNKLVKLDPFSALMVSISLGLTIHIYTLIGVPVSSSQAIIGGLLGIGIIKGTNTVSRATLRGIFLAWFLTPVIACALALTLFFITHLEYVGP, from the coding sequence ATGGTTTCCCTTTTGGGCGGCATTTTCATGGGCTGGGCCCTGGGTGCCAACGATGCCTCCAATGTATTCGGAACGGCCGTCGGGGCCAGGATGATGAAATTCTGGACCGCGGCAATCCTGGCGGCATTTTTTGTACTCCTGGGGTCTGTGATTTCCGGCCAGGCCGGTATTGAAACCCTGCAGGGCCTGACCACTTTCGAACTCTCCCAGGCCGTTATCGCCTCAGTGGCTGCGGCCCTGGCCGTGAGCATCATGACCCTGGCCGGCTGGCCCGTCTCCACCTCCCAGGCCGTGGTGGGCGCCATCATCGGCGTGGGCATCATGAACCACCAGCTGAACATTTCCGGATTGGGAAAAGTCGCCGCCTGCTGGTTCACCACCCCCATCGGCGGGGCCCTTATCGCCTTTGCCCTGTATAAGGTCTGTGCCTTTTTTTATAACCGGGTCAAAATGAGCCTATTCACCTCGGACCGGCTCATGAAAATCGGCTTTGTCATCTTCGGTTCCTACGGTGCCTATGCCCTGGGTGCCAACAATGTCGCCAACGTCACCGCCGTATTTGTGGGCGCCGGCAAACTCACCGTATTCCAGGCAGCCCTCATCGGCGGGGCCAGTATCGCCCTGGGTATACTGACATTTTCCCGGCATGTCATGGAAACCGTGGGGAACAAACTGGTGAAATTGGACCCTTTTTCGGCGTTAATGGTTTCCATTTCCCTGGGACTCACCATCCACATCTACACCCTCATCGGGGTCCCCGTATCCAGCTCCCAGGCCATCATTGGCGGGCTTTTGGGCATCGGGATAATCAAGGGCACCAACACGGTGAGCCGGGCCACCCTCAGGGGGATTTTCCTGGCCTGGTTTCTCACCCCCGTGATCGCCTGTGCCCTGGCCCTGACCCTGTTCTTCATTACCCACCTGGAATACGTGGGACCATAG
- a CDS encoding HDOD domain-containing protein gives MPEQDNTAHSGFDLDTLDIPKLPDREPAEKKKKKTQLSGEAPDKIISLILKKIRKDDSFLTFTNQIGEVNRILQLKYASANDIAQVIVKDAPLTAKLLKLVNSSYYGQFSPDGISTITEAMIIVGTDQIKFMAASLKLIELMQNIGDSALLKEQILKNFQRSIIAGQIAKKGGYVGSEKLQVSAVLYGFGEYLVTACAPNTAKKIREIKARHKINIDRASRMAIGISYRDLGILVAGKWHMPKIVTDSMKPITTFKVKKGDLAPEDFLPFVCSFSDELCRLSPGSDDGANQKALDKIRRRYKHLFDIAPDTLEEILRASEEQILKQAALLNISLEKPRKEAVPCLKDKTLVETGTAAISRILETDYSIQDIFETSLKYLSDGFRFTNINFCIKDKRTDSMVARYVIGTRQEAFLEDFKFKIIKSGDLFNQSLHNDTIAIVKDVQSASHAALIPMWFKKNDFSKAFALVPIGRDKKIVSMLYLDWNPEEVRFCDDTEHYLHTFRALIVRALKKR, from the coding sequence ATGCCTGAACAAGACAACACTGCACACTCCGGTTTTGACCTGGACACCCTTGATATCCCCAAGCTGCCCGACCGGGAGCCGGCTGAAAAGAAGAAAAAGAAAACGCAGCTTTCCGGAGAAGCCCCGGACAAAATCATCAGCCTGATTTTAAAAAAAATACGCAAGGACGATTCATTCCTCACCTTTACCAACCAAATCGGCGAAGTCAACCGCATACTGCAGCTCAAATATGCCTCTGCCAACGATATCGCCCAGGTTATTGTAAAGGATGCACCTTTGACCGCCAAACTGCTGAAACTGGTAAATTCCTCTTACTACGGCCAGTTCTCTCCAGACGGTATATCCACCATCACAGAAGCCATGATCATTGTCGGCACCGACCAGATCAAATTCATGGCGGCCAGCCTGAAACTTATTGAACTGATGCAGAATATAGGCGATTCAGCCCTGCTAAAGGAACAGATCCTGAAAAATTTCCAGCGGAGCATCATTGCCGGACAAATCGCCAAAAAAGGCGGATATGTCGGATCGGAAAAGCTTCAAGTCAGCGCAGTACTCTACGGATTCGGAGAGTACCTGGTGACGGCATGTGCCCCCAATACGGCAAAAAAAATCAGAGAGATCAAGGCCCGGCATAAAATTAACATCGACCGCGCGTCCCGGATGGCCATTGGTATCTCCTACAGGGACCTGGGCATCCTGGTGGCAGGGAAATGGCATATGCCCAAAATAGTAACCGATTCCATGAAGCCCATTACAACCTTTAAGGTAAAAAAAGGCGACCTGGCTCCCGAGGATTTTCTGCCCTTTGTATGCTCGTTTTCCGATGAATTATGCCGCCTCAGCCCCGGCAGCGATGATGGCGCCAACCAAAAGGCTCTGGACAAAATACGGCGGCGGTACAAACACCTGTTCGATATTGCCCCTGACACCCTTGAGGAAATCCTGCGGGCATCTGAGGAGCAAATCTTAAAACAGGCGGCCCTGTTGAATATTTCTCTTGAGAAGCCCAGGAAGGAAGCCGTTCCCTGCCTCAAGGATAAAACCCTGGTTGAAACCGGCACCGCCGCCATCTCCCGGATCCTGGAAACCGATTACAGCATCCAGGACATTTTCGAAACCAGCCTCAAATATCTCTCAGACGGATTCAGGTTTACCAACATCAATTTCTGCATCAAGGACAAGCGGACCGATTCAATGGTGGCCCGGTATGTCATCGGAACCAGGCAGGAAGCATTTCTTGAGGATTTCAAATTCAAAATAATTAAATCCGGGGACCTTTTCAACCAATCCCTGCACAACGACACCATCGCCATCGTGAAAGATGTACAGTCTGCTTCCCACGCGGCTCTGATCCCCATGTGGTTCAAAAAAAACGACTTTTCAAAGGCCTTTGCCCTGGTACCCATCGGCCGGGACAAAAAAATTGTTTCCATGCTTTACCTGGACTGGAATCCCGAAGAAGTCAGATTCTGTGATGACACCGAACATTACCTTCACACCTTCAGGGCACTGATCGTCCGGGCCCTGAAAAAAAGGTGA
- the dppC gene encoding dipeptide ABC transporter permease DppC, whose amino-acid sequence MTENSIAPSGADAAKAATAAGTALGPDHPLKEFWKYFSENRGAVAGLYFILAAILVAVFADVLAPHSPFEQYRDAILVPPFWQDGGSSKFLLGTDDVGRDILSRLIYGARLSLFVGVIVVTLSLGTGILLGLTAGYFEGAFEIVIMRLMDIMLALPSLLLAMAIVAVLGPSLQNAIVAIAVIMLPHYVRLTRASVMAEKTQDYVTASRVCGAGRLRMMFIVLLPNCMAPLIVQATLGFSSAILDAAALGFLGMGAQPPTPEWGAMLANALQFVQRAWWVVTFPGLSILLTVLAFNLAGDGLRDALDPKMKR is encoded by the coding sequence ATGACTGAAAATTCAATTGCACCATCCGGCGCTGACGCTGCTAAGGCTGCCACCGCTGCCGGCACCGCCCTGGGGCCGGACCATCCCTTAAAAGAATTCTGGAAATACTTCAGTGAAAACCGCGGCGCCGTGGCCGGCCTTTATTTCATACTGGCGGCCATTCTGGTGGCCGTCTTTGCCGATGTTCTGGCCCCCCACAGCCCCTTTGAGCAATACCGGGATGCCATCCTGGTGCCGCCCTTCTGGCAGGACGGGGGGAGTTCTAAATTTTTGCTGGGCACCGATGATGTGGGCCGGGACATCCTTTCCCGCCTGATCTACGGGGCACGGCTCTCCCTTTTTGTGGGCGTGATCGTCGTCACCCTCTCCCTGGGAACGGGCATCCTTCTGGGCCTTACGGCCGGGTATTTTGAAGGGGCCTTTGAAATTGTCATCATGCGGCTGATGGATATCATGCTGGCCCTGCCCAGCCTGCTCCTTGCCATGGCCATCGTGGCGGTGCTGGGACCAAGCCTGCAGAACGCCATCGTGGCCATTGCCGTGATCATGCTCCCCCATTACGTCCGCCTGACCCGGGCCTCGGTGATGGCGGAAAAGACCCAGGATTATGTGACGGCATCCCGGGTCTGCGGGGCAGGGCGGCTGAGGATGATGTTCATCGTACTGCTGCCCAACTGCATGGCCCCCCTCATTGTCCAGGCCACCCTGGGCTTTTCCTCGGCCATACTGGATGCGGCGGCCTTGGGGTTCCTGGGCATGGGCGCACAGCCCCCTACTCCTGAATGGGGGGCCATGCTGGCCAATGCCCTGCAGTTTGTCCAGCGGGCCTGGTGGGTGGTGACCTTCCCCGGCCTTTCCATTCTTCTTACCGTATTGGCGTTCAACCTGGCCGGCGACGGCCTGAGGGACGCCCTTGATCCCAAAATGAAGAGATAG
- a CDS encoding ABC transporter ATP-binding protein, translated as MEKNPILVSKDLARYYTVKQGGLIKKKASLKAMDGVSFTLEKGKTLAVVGESGCGKSTLARVVTMIEPPTAGELHIGGIHVNSCTGEERKSLRSRVQIVFQDPYGSLNPRKKVGSILQEPLTINTNLNRAEKKEKALAIMEKVGLSPEQYNRYPHMFSGGQRQRIAIARALMLNPDIVVADEPVSALDVSVQAQALNLFMDLQEEMNLAYLFISHDLSVVRLICDEVLVMYLGRPVEQGDKKVIFEKPLHPYTVALMAATPHVDRERRMGRIRLSGELPSPLDPPPGCPFHLRCRYRTDLCSLERPQLRHLENRLVACHNAEQFL; from the coding sequence ATGGAAAAAAATCCCATTCTCGTTTCAAAGGACCTGGCCCGGTATTACACAGTAAAACAGGGGGGGCTGATTAAGAAAAAGGCATCGCTTAAAGCCATGGACGGGGTGAGCTTCACCCTTGAAAAGGGGAAAACCCTGGCCGTGGTGGGGGAGTCGGGATGCGGCAAATCTACCCTGGCCCGGGTGGTGACCATGATTGAGCCCCCAACGGCCGGAGAACTTCACATCGGCGGCATCCATGTGAATTCCTGCACCGGGGAGGAGCGCAAAAGCCTGAGGTCCAGGGTCCAGATTGTCTTCCAGGACCCATACGGCTCCCTGAACCCGAGAAAGAAGGTGGGGTCCATCCTCCAGGAACCCTTGACCATCAACACGAATCTGAACAGGGCCGAAAAAAAGGAAAAGGCCCTGGCTATCATGGAAAAGGTGGGGTTGAGCCCGGAACAGTATAATAGGTATCCCCATATGTTTTCAGGGGGGCAGCGCCAGCGCATCGCGATTGCCCGGGCACTCATGCTCAATCCGGACATCGTGGTGGCGGACGAACCGGTGTCGGCCCTGGATGTGTCGGTGCAGGCCCAGGCCCTCAACCTGTTCATGGATCTCCAGGAGGAGATGAACCTGGCCTATCTCTTTATTTCCCATGACCTCTCCGTGGTCCGGCTCATCTGCGACGAGGTGCTGGTCATGTACCTGGGACGGCCGGTGGAGCAGGGGGACAAAAAGGTGATTTTTGAAAAGCCCCTCCACCCCTATACCGTGGCCCTCATGGCCGCCACCCCCCATGTGGACCGGGAGCGGCGCATGGGCCGTATTCGACTGAGCGGGGAACTGCCTTCTCCCCTGGATCCCCCTCCGGGCTGCCCCTTTCATCTGAGATGCCGCTACCGGACCGACTTGTGCAGCCTTGAACGCCCCCAGCTCAGGCACCTTGAAAATCGGCTGGTGGCGTGCCATAATGCGGAACAATTTTTATAG
- a CDS encoding DUF3365 domain-containing protein gives MRDSGQSNSPASFARGMRFYAVMLAVVWAAVIASSLAWNIFQTRKTIRLMAVKEARSHFNKDQAARFWATAHGGVYVPVDERTPPNPHLSHIPEQNIITPSGKKLTLMNPAYMLRQMMDEYAGLYGVKGRITSLKPFREENLPDPWERAALQAFESGGKEVFEYIDINGQPHLRLIQPMFTKEECLKCHAKQGYKVGDIRGGVGISIPMAPYLAYERGEIRKLALSHFVIFMVGMAGIHLGYRKLSTAFALQLEAEQKQKQLTDRLEALLAKLPVGIVVIDYDTRAIVDANPHALSVFGCALEKLAGKICTDYICPADKKNCPVIDQGLHLDKSEREILTYDGQRVPVLKTVITTEIDDRKVLLECFIDITDKKKAEKELLEKERLQVVLEMAGGVCHEFNQPLQVIAGNCELLADDGELDKTIEKALRNIAEAADRMGGMTRNLMNLTTYRTKPYLNSQIADITPRDLGPDNDSGGRGSKS, from the coding sequence ATGAGGGATTCCGGACAATCAAATTCGCCGGCCAGTTTTGCCCGTGGCATGAGGTTTTATGCTGTGATGCTGGCCGTTGTATGGGCTGCCGTCATCGCCTCGTCCCTGGCCTGGAATATATTTCAGACACGTAAGACCATCCGCTTGATGGCGGTGAAAGAGGCGCGCAGTCATTTCAACAAGGACCAGGCCGCCCGGTTCTGGGCAACGGCCCACGGAGGGGTTTACGTTCCAGTCGACGAACGGACCCCGCCCAATCCTCACCTTTCCCATATCCCTGAGCAGAACATCATCACCCCTTCGGGGAAAAAGCTCACCCTGATGAATCCGGCCTATATGCTCCGGCAGATGATGGATGAGTATGCCGGTCTCTACGGCGTAAAGGGGCGGATTACCAGCCTTAAACCCTTTCGTGAGGAAAATTTGCCTGACCCCTGGGAGAGAGCGGCCCTGCAGGCATTTGAATCGGGGGGAAAGGAGGTTTTTGAGTATATTGATATCAATGGCCAGCCCCACCTGCGGCTGATTCAGCCCATGTTCACAAAAGAGGAATGCCTCAAATGCCATGCAAAACAGGGGTATAAGGTCGGGGATATCCGGGGCGGGGTCGGTATTTCCATTCCCATGGCCCCTTACCTGGCCTATGAAAGGGGGGAAATCCGGAAATTGGCGCTTTCCCATTTTGTTATTTTCATGGTGGGCATGGCAGGCATACACCTTGGGTACAGGAAGCTGAGCACCGCCTTTGCCCTGCAGCTTGAGGCGGAACAAAAGCAAAAACAACTCACAGACCGCCTGGAAGCACTCCTGGCCAAACTTCCCGTGGGGATTGTGGTCATTGATTATGACACACGGGCCATTGTGGATGCCAATCCCCATGCCCTATCGGTCTTTGGATGCGCTTTGGAGAAACTGGCCGGGAAAATTTGTACCGACTACATCTGTCCGGCGGATAAGAAAAACTGCCCGGTGATTGATCAGGGACTGCACCTGGATAAATCGGAACGCGAGATCCTGACCTATGACGGGCAACGGGTGCCGGTTTTGAAAACCGTGATCACCACGGAAATAGACGACAGAAAAGTCCTCCTGGAATGCTTCATCGACATCACGGATAAAAAGAAGGCTGAAAAAGAACTGCTGGAAAAGGAACGGCTCCAGGTGGTGCTGGAAATGGCCGGCGGCGTCTGCCATGAATTCAACCAACCCCTTCAGGTCATTGCGGGAAATTGTGAGCTGCTGGCGGATGACGGGGAGCTGGATAAAACAATTGAAAAGGCTCTGCGCAACATTGCCGAGGCAGCGGACAGAATGGGCGGAATGACCCGAAATCTTATGAATCTGACCACATACAGGACAAAGCCCTACCTCAATTCACAGATTGCGGACATCACTCCCCGGGATCTGGGCCCGGATAATGATTCCGGTGGCCGGGGCAGTAAGTCTTAA
- the psd gene encoding phosphatidylserine decarboxylase (Phosphatidylserine decarboxylase is synthesized as a single chain precursor. Generation of the pyruvoyl active site from a Ser is coupled to cleavage of a Gly-Ser bond between the larger (beta) and smaller (alpha chains). It is an integral membrane protein.): MIKSVLTLLSMPVLSRAYGRIVAIQKPGFLVKALIRRFAAVYNIDMKDYRGSLSDYPSLQKFFVRPLNPETRPLTADPNAFLSPADGVLAELQEINTDAATQVKGWQYRVSQLTGMTEDWEKGWWLAVVYLSPSNYHRYHYPLDSRLDQLTHLGNRLFPVNRAGVNHIKNLFIRNERVTASFTAREHRFHVVAVGATFVGSIEMTAHSAPFTPGRRIPVNRQVRQNEEMGRFNMGSTLVILLPRDMASPAATPGTAVKTGSPLFRIV, translated from the coding sequence ATGATAAAGTCAGTATTAACCCTTCTTTCCATGCCTGTTCTGAGCCGGGCCTACGGCAGGATCGTCGCCATCCAAAAGCCCGGTTTTCTGGTCAAGGCATTAATCAGGCGATTTGCCGCTGTTTATAATATCGATATGAAAGATTACCGGGGCAGCCTATCGGACTACCCTTCCCTGCAAAAATTTTTTGTCCGGCCCCTGAACCCGGAAACCAGGCCCCTAACAGCCGATCCCAACGCATTTCTATCCCCTGCCGACGGTGTTCTGGCGGAACTGCAAGAGATCAACACCGATGCGGCCACCCAGGTTAAAGGCTGGCAGTACAGGGTGTCCCAGCTGACAGGTATGACCGAAGACTGGGAAAAGGGCTGGTGGCTGGCCGTCGTCTACCTTTCCCCATCCAATTACCACCGCTACCATTACCCCCTGGACAGCCGCCTGGACCAGCTCACCCATCTTGGCAACCGGCTTTTTCCTGTAAACAGGGCCGGGGTCAACCATATTAAAAACCTGTTTATCCGCAACGAACGGGTAACCGCCAGCTTCACCGCCAGGGAACATCGTTTCCATGTGGTGGCCGTGGGTGCCACCTTTGTGGGCTCCATTGAAATGACGGCCCATTCCGCACCGTTCACCCCCGGCCGGCGTATTCCCGTTAACAGGCAGGTCCGCCAGAATGAGGAAATGGGACGATTTAACATGGGCTCCACCCTTGTCATTCTCCTGCCCCGGGATATGGCGTCCCCTGCGGCAACCCCTGGGACAGCCGTAAAAACAGGCAGCCCCCTTTTCAGGATTGTTTAA
- a CDS encoding DUF47 family protein, which yields MFKLFFQKEKKVEKLIYAYLENFNLSCEAFQKAIFSCINDPYCEEFNFLKNQTHKYESKADDIKNELNNLMYGKILIPDSREDIMRLILALDKIPGIMETVLSMIKYQHLLLPNHMIPDLRDLIDASMKACRIIPLQVNCLVKKEKGIREFMKQVDQKESYCDHIEKKLIKSVFNSDMDPFLKLQLRDLILKLGDISDQADRVSKRMNILALKRQV from the coding sequence ATGTTTAAATTGTTTTTCCAAAAAGAAAAAAAAGTCGAGAAACTGATCTACGCCTATCTGGAAAATTTCAACCTCAGCTGCGAGGCATTCCAAAAGGCCATTTTTTCATGCATCAATGACCCCTATTGCGAGGAATTCAATTTCCTCAAGAATCAGACCCACAAATACGAGTCCAAAGCCGACGATATAAAAAACGAATTAAACAACCTCATGTACGGCAAAATCCTGATCCCAGACTCCAGGGAAGACATTATGAGGCTGATCTTGGCCCTGGACAAAATCCCCGGTATTATGGAAACCGTCCTGTCCATGATCAAATACCAGCATCTGCTGCTTCCAAATCATATGATACCGGATCTCAGGGACCTCATTGATGCCAGCATGAAGGCCTGCCGCATCATCCCCCTGCAGGTGAACTGTCTGGTGAAAAAAGAAAAAGGCATCCGGGAATTCATGAAGCAGGTGGACCAAAAGGAAAGCTATTGCGACCATATTGAGAAAAAACTGATTAAATCGGTGTTCAATTCAGATATGGATCCATTCCTGAAGCTCCAGCTCCGGGATCTCATCCTTAAGCTGGGCGACATTTCGGACCAGGCGGACCGGGTTTCCAAGCGAATGAATATTCTCGCATTAAAAAGGCAGGTATAA
- a CDS encoding PilZ domain-containing protein has product MTLMDLKNRRNAHRMSFNGMVDLVVEGRLYKEMGENISESGIFIQSSRPEKYTIFDKLTLAFQGPDDKPVKHVGRVVRKGGGGIGVLYLDTNQPVAYQAKPNIQPFFS; this is encoded by the coding sequence ATGACCCTGATGGACCTGAAAAACCGTCGGAATGCCCACCGGATGAGCTTTAATGGCATGGTGGACCTTGTGGTGGAAGGCCGCCTTTATAAAGAAATGGGTGAAAATATCAGTGAATCAGGTATCTTTATCCAATCTTCCCGGCCGGAAAAGTATACGATTTTCGACAAGCTCACCCTTGCCTTCCAGGGGCCCGATGACAAACCGGTCAAGCATGTGGGCAGGGTTGTCCGCAAGGGCGGCGGCGGCATCGGTGTATTGTACCTGGACACCAATCAACCTGTGGCCTACCAGGCAAAACCCAATATCCAACCTTTTTTCAGTTAA
- a CDS encoding aminopeptidase P family protein codes for MKLSDKIEELTRSMADAGLDCMIIPPSGDMNYLIGFNPGGCERFQAVFATRKGDLFCVTNRLYQEDMGAALPENTPMYTWDDAGSFQQAVEKGFAAHGLTQAAVGINDAVRAVDLMALQTLFPDCRFVDGGPVLSACRIIKTPEQIRAMKAAGARADAVMDELKSFIRPGITELDIKNYILDAFAKQGLAPSFTPIVASGANNSRPHYNKDGRVITEKDVIILDFGCMVDGFCSDTSRTFFLGEPGERNREIYAIVKKAFEAAAAAVRQGVTAGEVDRAARDIIEGAGYGEYFLNRTGHGIGMDVHEEPFIRGNSPRVLAPGMAFSIEPGIYIPGEVGMRIEDIYIVNEKGEGETLNRSDRELTII; via the coding sequence ATGAAACTATCGGATAAAATCGAAGAATTGACCCGGTCCATGGCCGATGCCGGCCTGGACTGCATGATCATCCCCCCCTCCGGGGACATGAATTATCTCATCGGATTCAACCCCGGGGGATGCGAACGGTTCCAGGCCGTGTTTGCCACCCGGAAGGGAGACCTTTTTTGCGTTACCAACCGGCTCTACCAGGAAGATATGGGGGCGGCCCTGCCGGAAAATACCCCCATGTACACCTGGGATGATGCCGGCAGTTTTCAGCAGGCCGTTGAAAAGGGGTTTGCAGCCCATGGCCTGACCCAGGCTGCCGTGGGCATCAACGATGCCGTCCGTGCCGTGGATCTCATGGCGCTCCAGACCCTGTTTCCTGACTGCCGGTTTGTGGACGGCGGCCCGGTGCTGTCGGCCTGCAGGATCATTAAAACCCCGGAGCAGATCCGGGCCATGAAGGCGGCCGGCGCCCGTGCCGATGCCGTCATGGACGAGCTCAAATCCTTTATCCGGCCGGGCATCACCGAACTGGATATTAAAAATTATATCCTGGATGCCTTTGCCAAGCAGGGGCTGGCACCCTCCTTCACCCCCATCGTGGCCTCGGGGGCCAATAATTCCAGGCCCCATTACAACAAGGACGGCCGGGTGATTACCGAAAAGGATGTAATCATCCTGGATTTCGGCTGCATGGTGGACGGGTTCTGCTCGGATACCTCCCGCACCTTTTTTCTGGGGGAGCCGGGGGAGCGGAACCGGGAGATTTACGCCATTGTAAAAAAGGCATTTGAGGCGGCGGCTGCCGCTGTCCGCCAGGGCGTCACCGCCGGGGAGGTGGACCGGGCGGCCCGGGATATCATTGAGGGGGCCGGATACGGGGAGTATTTCCTCAACCGCACCGGACACGGCATCGGCATGGATGTCCACGAAGAACCCTTTATCCGGGGGAACAGCCCCCGGGTGCTGGCGCCGGGCATGGCCTTCAGTATTGAACCGGGCATCTACATCCCCGGCGAGGTGGGCATGCGTATCGAGGATATTTATATTGTGAATGAAAAGGGCGAGGGGGAAACCCTGAACCGGTCCGACCGGGAACTGACCATTATTTGA